The Kribbella amoyensis genomic sequence TCCGGCGCCGGGCGACCCCGATCATCGCGTTGCTGGTGGTCGCGCTGATCCTGACCGGACTGGCCGGTGGCAAGACCGACATCCACCCGGTCACCGCGGCCGGGACGGTCCCGGCCCGGCCGACGATGCGGCAGGCCTTCGACGCCTGGCTCGCGCAGTCCGGCGGGTGCGCGTATCCCGTGGACGCCGGGCTGTCGATCCGGCCGATGCTGATGGTCGCGGCCGAGGGCGGCGGCATCCGGGCGACGTACTGGACCGCGTCCGCCCTGGCGAAGATAGGGGCCACCGGCAACGGATGCGGCCGGCGGGTGGCCTTGTTCTCGGCCGGGGCCAGCGGTGGCGCGCTCGGTGTGACGATCGCGCGGTTCAGCGGCCGCCCGGTGCCCGCGGTCGAGGCGATCGCCGGACACGAGGCCCTCGGCGCCGCTTCGGTCTCCCTGTTGTCGGGTGACCTGCTGGCGAGCGCCGCCGGGCTGCGATTCGACGCGGCCTCGCCGTACCGCACCCCGACCGCGCAACCGCTGGACCGGGCCGAGCTGATGGAGACGACCTGGGAGCATCGACTGGCAGACCTGCGGACCCACTTCCTGCCCGATCAGGTGGACCAGGCGACGTCCGGCGAAGGTGCGGTGACGGGGCAACTGGTACTCACCTCGACCGCGGTCCGGGACGGCTGCAACGCCTTGCTGAGTCAGCTCGATCTGAGTGCGGGCGGCCGGTCGTCCGGCGGCGCGCCCGTCTGCGGCGCGGGGGCCGCGGGCGCGCACAACTACGACCTGCTGGGCCTCTACGGCCGAACGGGGAACCGGTCCGCGAAAGAGTGCCTGGGCAACATTCAGGCGTTGACGGCGGGCTTGCTGGCCAGCCGTTTCCCGTACGTCACGCCGTCCGGGGTGGTCGAGGAGTGCGGCGACCTGCAAGCGGCGCAACTCGTCGACGGCGGGTACACCGACAACACCGGGCTGAGCACGATCGTCGATCTCGCCCCGCTCTGGCTGCCGCTGGTCCGCGCGCACAACGACCAGGTGATTGCCGAGGGCAAGGGTGAGTTCGTGGTCCCGCTGGTCGTGTACGTGGAGAACGGCACCGGCCCGGACTTCAGTACCGCGACCCACGACAACGCGCCGCCGGACTCCCGGGTGATCCCGGGGACGCCGGGGGACCAGGCGATCGGCTGGACCCAGATCCCGGAGAGCCTGGTCCCACCGGTGACCAAGCTGTACACGGCCAAGGGCAACGCGACCGCGAGCCGGCCGATGCTCGCCCGCGCGGCCGAGGTGGTGTCGCCCGGCGGGTTGTGCACGGACGCGCCGCAGTGCCGGCAGCTGCGGACCGACCCGCGCGTAGCCGGCCGGGTGTTCGTGGTCCACCAGAGCACCCAGCCGTCGCTGTCCGCACCGCTCGGCTGGACCCTGTCGAAGGCCAGCCAGCAGGACCTCACCGACGACCTCCGTGCCGCCCTCGTCCCGTGCGGTCCTGGCTGCGCCGGCTTCGCCACCTTGGGCGACCTGATCGCCACGCTCACCCCGGCCGGCCCCAACTGACCGGGACGTCGCGAGGCCGGTTCCTGACGCGGGAGACACTTACGCGAAGTGATCGGCCGGTGGCACTGGTGAGTCGGTGTCACCGGCCGTATCGTGCTCTGAGACCATCGTCACGGGGAGGTTTGTCCTGAGTAAGGACTGTGTGAAGAATCGCTGCTGACGGCTTCCGGGTTGTGGATCCACGGTCGGTGGACCGTAAGTTCGGAGAGGTGTCAGTCGAGGTCAGGAGTGAACGTAGTGCAACGGGGCAGTCGGACCTTGCCGTCGGCAGGTCCGCGGATTTAGGTGTCGGCACAGGCATGACGACACTGAACAAGATTCTCGGCATCGCCGGAGTGGTTCTGCTGCTCGGCGGGCTCGGGCTCGGCTTCCGCTCGATCGCGGTGGGCGAGACGACTTGCGGTTCGGTCTTCGTACCGGCCGGTGGCATCACGCCGATGGCCTGCGACGGCCGCCTGGACAACTCGGCCACGCTGGTCACCATCGTTCTCGTCGTCGGCGGGCTCAGCCTGATCGCGGCGCTCGTCCTGAAGGTCCTGAACGACCGCCGCTCCGTCTCGGTCTGACCGCGCACCGGAAATCCGGTGCGCGGTGTCCCCGGACGGGTGGACAGTGACGCCATGACGATCGAACCTTTCCGGCTGGCCGTCCCGGAGCAGCAGCTGGACGACCTCCGCCGGCGGCTGGACCTGGTCCGCTGGCCCGACGAACTCCCCGGCGTCGGCTGGGAGTACGGCGTCCCGCGGGACCGCCTGCGGGAGCTCGTGGCGTACTGGCGGGACGAGTACGACTGGCGCGAGGCCGAGGCCAGGCTGAACGAGTGGCCGCAGTTCGTCACCGAGATCGACGGCACCCGGATCCACTTCGCCCACCTGATCTCACCCGATCCGGACGCGTTGCCGTTGATGATCACGCACGGCTGGCCCGGATCGATCGTGGAGTTCACCGAGATCGCCGGCCCCTTGCTGCACGGGGATCCCGCCTTCCACCTGATCCTGCCGACCATCCCCGGCTTCACCCTGTCCGGACCGACCCCGGAGCCCGGCTGGGAGGTGAACCGGGTCGCCCGCGCGTTCGCCGTCCTGCTGGAGCGCCTCGGGTACGGCCGGTACGGCGTCCAGGGTGGCGACTGGGGCGCCGCGATCTCCCGGGAACTCGGCCGGATCCACCCGGACCGGGTCGTCGGCGTCCACCTCAACCTGCTCCCCGGTGCCGGCGCGACCACCGAACCGACGGCCGGCGAACTGGCCGCGCTCGACCCGGCCGAGCGGGACCGCACCCTCGCGTCCTGGGAGCGGATGCGCGCGTGGATCCGGGGGAAGCGGGGGTACGCCGATCTGCAGATGACGCGCCCGCAGACGCTGGCGTACGCGCTGACCGATTCGCCGGTCGGCCAGCTGGCCTGGATCGCGGAGAAGTTCCACGAGTGGTCCGACCCGGCGAGCGTCATCGGCACCGACCACCTGCTCACCAACGTGATGCTGTACTGGCTGACCGGGACCGCGGGCTCGTCCGGGCGGATCTACTACGAACGCGCTCACCACGGCCGGCCGATGGAGCCGTCCGGGACACCGACCGCGCTGGCCGACTTCGCGCACGACAACTTCGTCCCGTTGCGGCACCGCGCCGACCGGACCGACAACATCGTCCGCTGGACCACATATCCGGACGGCGGCCACTTCGCCGCGCTCGAACAACCGGACGTCCTGGTCGCCGACATCCGCGCCTTCTTCGCCGGGCTCCCGCCCAGATAGGTGCTGACGGCAACCACCTGGCCGCCGGCCGCCGCCGGCCGGGCCGCCGGTGAGCGGAAACCTGCCGCGCCGACGGCCGCCTCGGACCGGTGCAAACCGGCCGCGATCGGGGATCATGGAAGGACCACATCCGAGAGGAGGACAGCAGTGACCGACCAGCTCGACCCGACCGGTACGGCCGACAGGTTCGCGGAGCTCGCGATGGAGCTGCACGCTTCCGAAGGGGTCGAGGAGACGATCGAGACAGTACTGTCCTTCGCCCTCGACGCGATCGGATGCACCCACGCCGGCTGCGTCCTCCAGGAGCGCGGCCGGCTCGAGGTCGCCGCGGTCACCGACCCGGTGATCGAGCGGATCTACACGGCCCAGCTCGAGCGGGGCGAGGGACCGTTGATCACGGCCCAGGACGAACGCCGCACGCTCTGGATCCGCGACACCGCACTGGAGACCCGCTGGCCGGAGTGGAGTGCGCAGATCTCGGCCGAGGGCCTGCGGACCGTGATGCAACTGCCCCTGATGATCGCGGGGCGGGCGGTCGGCGTGCTCACTCTGTACAGCACCGAGGTCGACGCCTTCGACGACGACGACGAGGCGGTCGCGCAGATCCTCGCCCGGCACGCCGCGGTGGCGACGGCGACCGCGCGGCAGGAGCAGACCCTGGTCGAGGCGGTCGACGCGCGGAAGCTGATCGGTCAGGCGATGGGGATCCTGATGGAGCGGTTCGCGGTCGACGGCGACCAGGCGTTCGCGATCCTGCGCCGCTACTCCCAGGACAACAACGTCAAGCTCCGCGTGGTCGCCGACGACCTGGTCCGGACCCGGCGGCTGCCGGTGTGACTATCGTGGCGGCATGAGCTTCACCGGGTTCCCGACCGCCGCGCTGGACTTCTACGACGACCTGGAGATGGACAACACCAAGACGTACTGGACCGCGCACAAGCACGTCTACGAGGAGTCGGTGCGGGCACCGATGACGGCCCTGCTCGCCGCGCTCGAGCCCGAGTTCGGCGCGGCGAAGATCTTCCGGCCGTACCGCGACGTCCGGTTCGCCAAGGACAAGACGCCGTACAAGACCCACCAGGGCGCGTTCATCGCCTGTGGCCCGTCGACCGGCTGGTACGTCCAGCTCGGCGCGCCCGGAGTCCGGGTCGGGGCCGGGTTCTACGAGGCACCGGCCGATCGGCTGGCCCGGATCCGGGCCGCGATCGACGAGGAACGGCGCGGCACCGAACTGGAGAAGGTGCTGGCCGGCCTGACCGCCGACGGCTGGACGGTCGGCGGCGAGAAGCTGAAGACCTCGCCCCGCGGGTACGACACCGGTCATCCGCGGATCGAGCTGCTCCGGCACAAGTCGATCACGCTGTCGAAGTCGTACGGATTCGAGCCGGTGATCCACTCCGCCGACCTGCTCGACCAGATCCGGACCGACTGGCGCGCCACCACCCCGTTCCTGGAGTGGATCACCGCCAACGCCTGAGGCCATGCCCTAGTCGTCGAAGTCCTTGAGGATCCGGGCGATGTGGTCGCGGGTCTTGTTCGGCGGTGGGGCCGCGACGCAGAGGCCTCCATCGTCGCGGTGTACTGGTCCAGGTCCTCGAGCTTGTCCAGGTAGAGCGCACTGGTCAGGTGCTCGATGTAGACGATGTCCGGCAGGTCCTGCTCGGGGAACCGCAGGATGCTGTACGCACCGCCGGTGGCCGCGTGGCCACCGGACGAGAACGGCATCACCTGGAGCGTGACGTTCGGCGCGTGGGTCGCCTCGATCAGGTGCTCGAGCTGCAGCCGCATCGCCTTCGTGCCGCCGATCGGCCGGCGCAGCACCGACTCGTCCACGACCGCCCAGAGCCGGACCGGGTCGATCGCCCGGGTGAGCACCTCCTGCCGCTCGACCCGCAGGGTGACCCGCCGCTCGACCTCCTCGGCCGGGATCAGGCCGCGGCCGAGCTGGACGACGGCGCGGACGTACTCCGGGGTCTGCAGCAGGCCGGGGATGAACTGGAGCTCGTAGGTACGGATCAGCTGAGCAGCGGCCTCGAGTCCGAGGTAGGAGTGGAACCAGCTCGGCAGCACGTCGCCGAAGCGGTGCCACCAGCCGGGGTTGTTCGCGTCCCGGGCGAGGGCGAGCAGGCGCTGCCGCTCCTCCTCGTCGTCCAGCCCGTACAACCGGAGCAGGTCGGCGACGTCGCGCTCCTTGAAGCCGACGCGGCCCAGCTCCATCCGGCTGACCTTGGACTCCGAGGAGCGGATCTCCCAGCCCGCGTCCGCGCGGGTGATGCCGGCGGCCTCCCGCATCCGGCGAAGATGCGCTCCGAGGATGATGCGAAGCGCTGTCGGCCCGCTTTGCGCGCCCGACTCCGTCACACTCACCTCCGACGCCCCAGCTTCCGTCTCGATGACAGGTCTCCCCGTGCCCGACAAATCATCGCACGCCGGCGACCCGATCTGCCGAACTTCTTACATTAGCCGCGCCCGGTCCACCACTCCTACTCCGCGCGCCCGCGCACGTGTACGCGCAAGACGTCGGTGTGACCCCGATGCCCGCGCGTGCCCGGACCGCCACAGGCGGTGGGTTCGAGCAGGTTCACGGACAGTGATGCTCCGGCCCCGCACACCCTAGCCCGTGAGCATCTTTGTCAGGACATATCAACCGCTTGAATCGCCCGGAATCGCGGGGATCGGCCGCTCCGGAGCCCGGATCTGAGGCGGCGGAGGCCCGTTCGGAGGTCACAACTGAAAAACGTGCGGATGCACGTGCATCGGGCGCTTGCATTCGCAGCGTGCCGACGCCATGATTGATTCATGCACAGAAGGTGAGCTGGATCTCGCGAAAAGTGACACCTGCGAGGTCCGGTAGGCCGGTTCTACAGACCGTCGGCAGTTCGCTGCCGACATGACTGGTTGGGGAACCCGAGTCGATGAGCAACTACGACATCGAGCACGTCGAGGACAACAGCCTGAGCGCAAGCGGCCGGGCGCCCGACGAGCTGAGTGAGCGGGAGATCCAGGAACTGGTGGCGCGCTGCCCCGAGGAGCAGCGCTGGGCCTTCGAGGGCTGGCTGCGCGGCGTCCGCCAGCTCGATGGTGACCCCATCGTGAGCCTGACGCCATGACCACAGACCGAGCAGGAGGCCGAAAGATGGTGCGGATCTGGTTGGGGGACCACCTGATCGCCGAGTACGTCGCTGAGCCGGATCGGGCTTCGAAGTACCAGCGGGTGATGACCCCGAAGTTCACCGGGCTGCGCATCACCGTCGACAACGCGGCCGGTGGCTCGGCGTCCGAGCTCCCGCGCAGTGAGCAGCTCTGGCCGCTCACGGTGCAGTGAAGCCCTTGTTTTCTTACTGATCGACCGTTGGCCGGCCCAGTGATCGGGACCGGTCGACGGTGGCACCACCGTCCCGCATGCCCGCGGGGCGTCCACCGAGAAGCCGTCCCCCTCCTCAGGGACGGTGAACCTCGAGCCGCTCTCCATCCTCAGGGAGTGGCAGTGCAGCAAGCCGACCCTCTCCTCAGGGGCCGGTGCGTCCGAAGGGCCGTCCCTGTCCTCAGGGGACGGCACAGCAAAAGGCCGTCTCCCTCCTCAAGGGGCGGCCTTTTGTTATGCCCGCTGCCGACAGCGGTCCGCCGGCCCGGTCAGGTCGTTCCGGGCGCCCTCGGCCCGGACCTGGCCCGCACTCGTCCGTAGACGCGAAGAGGCCCCCTCCCGCTCGCCCGGGAGGGGGCCTCTTGCTTCGTTGATCGCTCAGGCGAGGTCGTCGAACTCGCCGTCGTGAACGCCGCCGAGGAAAGCCTCGATCTCGGCCTGGGTGAAGACCAGGGCCGGTCCGTCGGTGTGACGCGAGTTCCGCATCGCCACGCCGCCGCCCGGCAGCTTCGCTACCTCTACGCAGTTGCCGTTGGGGCCACTCCGCTGACTCTTCCGCCAGTTCAGCTCGCTCATCGCGTCGCCGGGCATGCCGTTGTAGACAGCAGTCATCAGCTGCACCTTCCGTACGTCTTTGGCATATGCACGTGCATTTGGGCTTGCATTTGCATCGTACACGGTTGTGGGCCGTGTGTCTGATCCAATACGCAGCGTCGCCGGGTCCCCGCCGGTCCTCGGCGTGGCGATCGCGGTGGGTGATGGAAATCGGCTCCGGCGCGCCGAAAACCGCGACTCGTCCGGCGTGCGGTTGAGAACGGAGCCGCCGGGGAATGACTGCACCTGGCGGTCTCGGGAGTCCTCGGGCAGCCGGCGCTGTACCGGCCGTCTGCAACGGTTCGCGCGGGGCCGTCCACGGCCGGCGGATCGGCCGACGAGGGCAGGAGTGGTGGCTTGCCGGATCGCCTTGATTTGTTGAGAAATCAGGCTTTTCGGATGGGCTCGTGCGGACACTCCGGGCCCCGCCGATCCGGGCGCCCGGCGGTTCGTGGATGCACTACGATGACGAGCACCTTTTTCTTCCCTACGACACGAAGGCTGCGCCGATGGCGACTCCCGACGGCCCGGAAGCACCTCCGGAGTTCGACACCTCCCAACCGACCATCGCGCGCGTCTACGACGCGTTGCTCGGTGGCAAGGACAACTTCGCCGCCGACCGCGAGGGTGCGGCGACCTATCTGAAGTACGTGCCGGACGCGGGTCGCTGTGCGATCGACAACCGGGACGCCCTGGTCAAGGGCGTGCAGTACCTGGTCCGCGAGGCGGAGATCGACCAGTTCCTCGACATCGGCAGCGGTCTGCCGACGCAGAAGAACACGCACCAGGCGGCGCAGGAGCTGAACCCGGGGGTGAAGGTCGCCTACGTCGACAACGACCCGATCGTGCTCGCGCACGGCCGCGCGCTGCTGGCGACGAACCAGAGCACCATCGTGGTGACCGCGGACCTGCGCGAGCCGCAGGCCATCCTGGACAACCAGGAGATCAAGGACCACCTGGACTTCAGCCGCCCGATCGCGCTGATGATCGTCGGCATCCACATGCACTTCCACGACGACGAGAAGCCGGACGAGTGGGTCCGCACGCTGATGAACGCGCTGGCCCCGGGCAGCTACCTGTTCATCACCGACTTCGTCGACACCGGTGAGCCGCTGCAGAAGGCGATGGAGCAGGCCGGCCTGGAGAGCCTGGGCAACGGCTGGATCCGAACCCCGGAGCGGATCGAGCAGCACTTCCTCGGGCTGCCGATCATCCCGCCGGGCGTGGACTTCCTGGCGCGCTGGTTCCCCGAGGACCCGGACGCCGACATCCCCGACGTCGACGAGCTGCAGCCGTACCAGCGCATCCTGATGGCCGGGATCGCCAAGAAGGGCTGACCGGCCCGAGCAGGTCCAGGCAAGGCGCGCGTCCTGGTGACGCGCGCCTTGTCATTTAGTCGTCGATCGGGAGCGGCTTGGTCGCGGGGCCGTCGAGGACCTCACCTGTCGCGCCGAAGCGCGATCCGTGGCAGTTGCAGTCCCAGGTGCGGTCGGCTTCGTTCCAGTGCAGCGGGCAGCCGAGATGAGTACACACCGGCTTGACCTTCCCGTGCAGCGCGTGGCCGAGGTGCCCGGCGGTGAACTCCTTGCCGACCTTGAGATTGTCCTTGACCAGCTTGGCGACCGAGTGGGCGTCGCCGATCCGGTCGGCGCCGTACAGGGCGGCGAACGGGTTGGCGCGATCGATGACCAGGTCGCGGAGGATGCCGGCGGCAACGGTCCCGTTGGTCAGGCCCCACTTGTGCATACCGGTCGCGACGGAGGTCGCCTTGCTGCCGGGAGAGCGGCCGACGTACGGGAGCAGGTCGGGAGTGCCGTAGTCCTGGGCCGACCAGCGGTAGGCCGGTCGCGCGGCGAAGTTCCACAGTGAGCCGGCCCAGTCGGCCAGGCCGCGGTACGCCGCTTCGGTGTCGGTACCGTCCCCGGTCTCGTGATCGCCGCCGACGACGATGAGGCCGTTGGGACCGCCGCCGGGCCAGGGCCTGGTCGAGCGGGTCGGGGCGTCGACGGAGATCGCCATCCCGGCCGGCGCCGCCACCGGCAGGGTGAGCGCGATCCCGTGGGACTGGCTGGGCCGGGTCCGAGCGAAGAACGCGCCGGTGACGTTGATGGGGAGCAGCGTCGCGACGACCGCGTGCTGGGCCTTGACCGTGTGACCGTCCTCGGTGCTGACCTGGACGCCGTCCGCGTGGTCGTCGACTGTGAGCACGCGGCTGTGTTCGTAGATGCGCCCGCCCGCCGTGGTCAGCGAGCGGGCCAGGCCGGCCAGGTACCGCACCGGGTGCAGCTGGACCTGGTCGGTGAACCGGACCGCCGACCGGGCCGGGACGCCGACCTCGGCCGGATCGACGAAGGTGGCCGGGAGACCGAGGGACGCCGCCACGTCGGCCTCGCGGCGCAGGGTGTTCTCCGGCCGGGTGGAGTAGACGTACGACGGGGTCCGGGTCAGCTCGCACTCGATCCCGAGCCGGTCGACCAGCGCCGCCACCTCGTCGACGGCGACCTGGTTCGCGTTTGCGTAGGTGCGGGTCTTCTCCTCGCCGTGCCGGTCGAGGAGGTCCGCGTAGATCGCGCCGTGCTGCGACGTCACCTTGCCGGTGGTGTTGCCGCTCGTCCGGCCGGCCAGGCGGCGGGCCTCGAGCAGGACCACCGACGCGCCGTCCTGGGCCAGGTAGAGCGCCGTGGTCAGGCCGATCAGGCCGCCGCCGATCACGACCACCTCCGCCTGGTCGTCGGATCGCAGGGCGGGGTACTCCGGGAGCGCGGCGGTCGCCAGCCATACCGATCCGTGGTCAGTCATGGCGGCCCCGGTACCCGAATGGGCCGGCGAGATGCGGGTACCGCAGAGGATCGCCGAGTCAAGGAGTACGCCATGCCGAGCGTGGTCATCACGGGTGCGGGGAGCGGGATCGGAGCTGCGGCCGTGGTCCGGCTGGACCGGGCCGGGTGGCGGGTGTTCGCCGGGGTCCATCAGCGGCATGACGCGGAGATCCTCGATCGGCAGACGTCGGAGCGGGTCACGGTGGAACTGCTCGACGTCACCGACGGCGGATCGATCGAGGAGCTGGCGGCGAAGGTCGGCGACGGGCTCGGCCCGGACGGGCTGACGGCCTTGGTGAACAACGCGGGCGAGGGGGTCGCGGGGCCGTTGGAGACCCTGCCGATCGAGCAACTCCGGCATCAGCTGGAGGTGAACGTGGTCGGGCAGGTCGCGGTGACGCAGCAGTTCCTTCCGCTGTTGCGGCGGGATCGGTCGGAGAACGGGAGCCGGGTGGTGTTCGTCGGGTCGATGGGCGGGCTGGTCGCGGTGCAGTTCGCGGGTCCGTACCACGCGTCGAAGTACGCGATCGAGGCGATCGGCGACGCCTGGCGGCAGGAGCTCGCGCCGGACCGGATCCAGGTGGCGATCGTCGAGCCGGGGCCGATCGCCACGCCGATCTGGTCGAAGGCGGCGCATCGGCTCGACTCGCTGCCGGTGAACGAGCGGTACGAGCGCCGGGTGGCCGCGCTGCGGGAACAGTTGCTGCGGATGGGGAAGGAGAGCAGCGGGGCGGCCGAGGCGGTTGATCTGATCGAGCACGCGGTGAGTGCGCGGCGCCCGCACACGCGGTACACGGCCGGGCTGGCCGCGACCTTCGTGCCCAAGGTCCGGCGGTTGTTGCCGGATCGCCTGTTCGACGTCCTCGCCCGGCACGCGACCACGAAGAACTAGGTGTACCGGGTCGACAAGGCCCTAGCGTCGCGGCTCGAAGACGTTGCCCGGGGTCGGGCCGACCGGGGTGCGGGTCAGGCCGAGACGCTTCATCATCGGCGTGACCAGGGCGTCGTAGACCGCGGGGAGGAAGCGGAAGCCGAGTTCCATCACTGTGTTGGCGAGGCCGATGTTCACCTCACGACGTGGCCGGTCCGCCAGGCGTACGACGGCGGCGGCGACCTTGTCCGCGGAGGCCACCGGGGGTGGTGGCTGGGCCGCCCGGCCGGCGTAGTTGCCGGCGTGCTCGTAGACCGGGGTGTCGACGGCGCCGGGGACGACCAGACTGACGTGGATCGCGGGCCGGTCGCGGTACTCGGTCTGCAGGGCGCGGGCCAGACCGTGGACAGCCCACTTGCTCGTCACGTACGCGCTCATGAACGGTGGCGCGATCTTGCCGAGGACCGAGCCGAACAGGACGAGCTGGCCGGATCCTTGGTCCTCGAACCGCCGCAGTGCCGCGCGGGCGACCTGGACGGTGCCGTCGACGTCGACCCGGAGTACGCGTTCGTAGACGTCGGCCGGTACCTCGTCGAACCGGCCGTACGCGACGACCGCCGCGCAGTGGACGACGAGGTCGACCTTTCCGCTGCCGGTGGTCGCGAAGTCGAGCAGCGAGTCGACCTGCCGCGGGTCGGACACGTCGGTGGGCGCCACCGTGGCCGGGGCGCCGAGATCCCGGCACTCCCGGGCGACGTGATCGAGGCTGGTCCGGGAGCGGCCGGCCAGAACGACCTGGTCGCCACGACGAGCGAAAGCGAGCGCCGTCGCCCGGCCGATGCCGCTGGAGGCGCCGGTGATGACGACGGTCATCGGACCTGCTTCTCCGCCAGCAGTTTGAGTCGTCGCAAGGTCTCGTTGTTGCGCGCGCGGAGAATCGGGTCGAGGACGGCGGCGGGGATCAGCGTGACCGGCCCTTTGACCGCGGTCTCCCGCATGGTCAGGTGACAGCCACCGTCCTGCTCGGTCGCGACGAACTCGACCTGGCCCTCACCGGTCGGCCAGGCGCGGACGTTGAGCTGCAGGAACCGGTTCGGCTCGTACTGCTCGGACGAGGTGCTGTCGTCGATCACCAACGGCCAGACCCCGACCGAGTGGTGGATGCTGTGCCCCGGCTGCGGGAACCCGGCCTCCACGTCGCGCACCCGCGAAGCGCCGACCACCCACCCGGCGTACGTCCAGCCGTCCGTGAGGATCGCGAAGACAGCCTCCACCGGCGCATGAATCAGACACTCGTTCTCACTCATACCCACGCCGGTACCCACTCCCGACGCTCATCCGCACGCTGACCGCGGCTGTTGGTCCTGGTGGTGGTCGTGGTGTGCTTCGGGGGTGCAGAATCTTCGGCGGGCGCTTGGGGTTCGGGATGCTGTTGTGGTGGGGCTCGGCGCCATGGTGGGAGCCGGGGTTTTCGCGGCTTTCGGGCCGGCGGCCGGGGCTGCTGGCTCGGGGTTGTTGGTGGGGCTCGGGGTTGCCGCTGTTGTTGCCTTTTGCAACGCGACGTCCTCCGCGCGGTTGGCTGCCGTTTACCCACAATCCGGCGGGACCTACGTGTACGGGCGCGAGCGGCTCGGGCCGTTCTGGGGGTACCTGGCCGGGTGGGCGTTCGTCGTGGGGAAGAGCGCGTCGTGTGCGGCGATGGCGCTCACCGTCGGGTCGTACCTGTGGCCCGAGTACAAGAACGTGGTCGCCGTGGTGGCCGTCGTCGCGTTGACCGGGCTCAACTACTGCGGGATCCAGAAGGCCGCCTGGTTGACGCGGGTCGTCGTGGCGTTCGTGCTGGTGCTGCTCGCGATCGTGGTGGCCGTTTCGCTCGCGTCCGGGTCGGCTGAGTTCGCGCGGCTCGGGATCGGTGCGGACGCGGGGCCGGGTGGGATCCTGCGGGCGGCGGGGTTGTTGTTCTTCGCGTTCGCCGGGTACGCGCGGATCGCCACCCTCGGCGAAGAGGTGAAGGATCCCCGCCGGACCATCCCACGGGCGGTCCCGATCGCGTTGACGATCACGCTGATCACGTACGCCGCGGTCGCGGTCGCCCTGCTCGCCCTGCTCGGTCCCACCCGGCTC encodes the following:
- a CDS encoding DUF2461 domain-containing protein, whose protein sequence is MSFTGFPTAALDFYDDLEMDNTKTYWTAHKHVYEESVRAPMTALLAALEPEFGAAKIFRPYRDVRFAKDKTPYKTHQGAFIACGPSTGWYVQLGAPGVRVGAGFYEAPADRLARIRAAIDEERRGTELEKVLAGLTADGWTVGGEKLKTSPRGYDTGHPRIELLRHKSITLSKSYGFEPVIHSADLLDQIRTDWRATTPFLEWITANA
- a CDS encoding SDR family NAD(P)-dependent oxidoreductase, with the protein product MPSVVITGAGSGIGAAAVVRLDRAGWRVFAGVHQRHDAEILDRQTSERVTVELLDVTDGGSIEELAAKVGDGLGPDGLTALVNNAGEGVAGPLETLPIEQLRHQLEVNVVGQVAVTQQFLPLLRRDRSENGSRVVFVGSMGGLVAVQFAGPYHASKYAIEAIGDAWRQELAPDRIQVAIVEPGPIATPIWSKAAHRLDSLPVNERYERRVAALREQLLRMGKESSGAAEAVDLIEHAVSARRPHTRYTAGLAATFVPKVRRLLPDRLFDVLARHATTKN
- a CDS encoding DUF397 domain-containing protein; this translates as MTAVYNGMPGDAMSELNWRKSQRSGPNGNCVEVAKLPGGGVAMRNSRHTDGPALVFTQAEIEAFLGGVHDGEFDDLA
- a CDS encoding FAD-dependent oxidoreductase, producing MTDHGSVWLATAALPEYPALRSDDQAEVVVIGGGLIGLTTALYLAQDGASVVLLEARRLAGRTSGNTTGKVTSQHGAIYADLLDRHGEEKTRTYANANQVAVDEVAALVDRLGIECELTRTPSYVYSTRPENTLRREADVAASLGLPATFVDPAEVGVPARSAVRFTDQVQLHPVRYLAGLARSLTTAGGRIYEHSRVLTVDDHADGVQVSTEDGHTVKAQHAVVATLLPINVTGAFFARTRPSQSHGIALTLPVAAPAGMAISVDAPTRSTRPWPGGGPNGLIVVGGDHETGDGTDTEAAYRGLADWAGSLWNFAARPAYRWSAQDYGTPDLLPYVGRSPGSKATSVATGMHKWGLTNGTVAAGILRDLVIDRANPFAALYGADRIGDAHSVAKLVKDNLKVGKEFTAGHLGHALHGKVKPVCTHLGCPLHWNEADRTWDCNCHGSRFGATGEVLDGPATKPLPIDD
- a CDS encoding SRPBCC family protein, giving the protein MSENECLIHAPVEAVFAILTDGWTYAGWVVGASRVRDVEAGFPQPGHSIHHSVGVWPLVIDDSTSSEQYEPNRFLQLNVRAWPTGEGQVEFVATEQDGGCHLTMRETAVKGPVTLIPAAVLDPILRARNNETLRRLKLLAEKQVR
- a CDS encoding epoxide hydrolase family protein codes for the protein MTIEPFRLAVPEQQLDDLRRRLDLVRWPDELPGVGWEYGVPRDRLRELVAYWRDEYDWREAEARLNEWPQFVTEIDGTRIHFAHLISPDPDALPLMITHGWPGSIVEFTEIAGPLLHGDPAFHLILPTIPGFTLSGPTPEPGWEVNRVARAFAVLLERLGYGRYGVQGGDWGAAISRELGRIHPDRVVGVHLNLLPGAGATTEPTAGELAALDPAERDRTLASWERMRAWIRGKRGYADLQMTRPQTLAYALTDSPVGQLAWIAEKFHEWSDPASVIGTDHLLTNVMLYWLTGTAGSSGRIYYERAHHGRPMEPSGTPTALADFAHDNFVPLRHRADRTDNIVRWTTYPDGGHFAALEQPDVLVADIRAFFAGLPPR
- a CDS encoding SDR family NAD(P)-dependent oxidoreductase is translated as MTVVITGASSGIGRATALAFARRGDQVVLAGRSRTSLDHVARECRDLGAPATVAPTDVSDPRQVDSLLDFATTGSGKVDLVVHCAAVVAYGRFDEVPADVYERVLRVDVDGTVQVARAALRRFEDQGSGQLVLFGSVLGKIAPPFMSAYVTSKWAVHGLARALQTEYRDRPAIHVSLVVPGAVDTPVYEHAGNYAGRAAQPPPPVASADKVAAAVVRLADRPRREVNIGLANTVMELGFRFLPAVYDALVTPMMKRLGLTRTPVGPTPGNVFEPRR
- a CDS encoding GAF and ANTAR domain-containing protein, whose amino-acid sequence is MTDQLDPTGTADRFAELAMELHASEGVEETIETVLSFALDAIGCTHAGCVLQERGRLEVAAVTDPVIERIYTAQLERGEGPLITAQDERRTLWIRDTALETRWPEWSAQISAEGLRTVMQLPLMIAGRAVGVLTLYSTEVDAFDDDDEAVAQILARHAAVATATARQEQTLVEAVDARKLIGQAMGILMERFAVDGDQAFAILRRYSQDNNVKLRVVADDLVRTRRLPV
- a CDS encoding SAM-dependent methyltransferase, which encodes MATPDGPEAPPEFDTSQPTIARVYDALLGGKDNFAADREGAATYLKYVPDAGRCAIDNRDALVKGVQYLVREAEIDQFLDIGSGLPTQKNTHQAAQELNPGVKVAYVDNDPIVLAHGRALLATNQSTIVVTADLREPQAILDNQEIKDHLDFSRPIALMIVGIHMHFHDDEKPDEWVRTLMNALAPGSYLFITDFVDTGEPLQKAMEQAGLESLGNGWIRTPERIEQHFLGLPIIPPGVDFLARWFPEDPDADIPDVDELQPYQRILMAGIAKKG